From the genome of Cytobacillus firmus, one region includes:
- the rodA gene encoding rod shape-determining protein RodA yields MTSNRYTPPKLDWGLVLILMLLFLVSAISIYSAQTTGQYTENFLLKQVVWYAVGTGIIAAVITLDSDQLKKISWYVYGLGIVLLGFLVVAPASIAPVINGAKAWYKVPGMGSLQPAELVKVFIILVLAKTIDEHHQKNQFKTIQTDLWLLIKLVGLTMVPLLLVMQQPDLGTSLVFLAIMLGMIFISGISWKLLAPIFGTGAALAGTILYFVLWHPDILEKYLGVKEYQFARIYSWIDPYNYQSSTGFQLTRSLLAIGSGETSGKGYGTREVYLPESHTDFIFSIVGEEFGFVGASIVVSLFFLLIYHITKIGMETKNNFYTYICVGVISMVTFHVFQNIGMTIGLLPITGIPLPFISYGGSSLMGNMLAMGLIFSIRYHYKKYMFSTSD; encoded by the coding sequence ATGACCTCAAATCGATATACACCTCCTAAGCTGGATTGGGGCTTAGTATTAATATTGATGCTGCTATTCCTGGTAAGTGCCATATCTATTTACAGCGCACAGACTACAGGACAATATACAGAAAACTTCCTTTTGAAGCAGGTTGTCTGGTATGCCGTTGGAACAGGAATCATCGCTGCCGTAATCACACTGGATTCCGATCAGCTAAAGAAGATTTCCTGGTATGTGTATGGCCTGGGCATTGTACTGCTTGGATTCCTGGTTGTGGCGCCAGCAAGCATAGCTCCTGTCATTAATGGGGCAAAAGCATGGTACAAGGTTCCTGGGATGGGATCCCTTCAGCCAGCTGAGCTTGTTAAAGTGTTCATTATTCTGGTATTGGCCAAAACGATTGACGAGCATCATCAAAAAAATCAATTCAAAACCATACAGACTGATTTATGGCTGCTGATTAAATTGGTTGGATTAACAATGGTGCCCCTGCTGCTGGTTATGCAGCAGCCCGATTTAGGGACAAGCCTTGTATTTCTGGCAATCATGCTTGGCATGATCTTCATTTCAGGAATCAGCTGGAAGCTGCTGGCCCCTATATTTGGAACAGGAGCGGCTCTGGCAGGCACCATTTTATATTTTGTTTTATGGCATCCGGATATCCTTGAGAAGTATCTGGGAGTAAAGGAATATCAGTTTGCGCGCATCTATTCCTGGATCGATCCCTATAATTACCAAAGTTCAACCGGGTTTCAGCTGACACGTTCTCTCCTTGCCATTGGGTCCGGTGAAACAAGCGGGAAAGGATATGGAACGAGGGAGGTCTACCTGCCTGAAAGCCATACTGACTTTATTTTCAGTATTGTAGGTGAAGAATTTGGCTTTGTAGGGGCAAGCATTGTGGTCAGCCTTTTCTTTCTGCTGATTTACCATATTACCAAGATTGGCATGGAAACGAAGAACAATTTCTATACCTATATTTGTGTGGGTGTTATCAGCATGGTAACATTCCATGTCTTTCAGAATATCGGAATGACCATCGGCCTTTTGCCTATCACAGGCATTCCGCTTCCTTTCATCAGCTATGGAGGAAGCTCGCTGATGGGGAATATGCTGGCCATGGGACTGATATTCTCGATTCGCTACCATTATAAAAAATATATGTTCTCAACTAGTGATTAA
- a CDS encoding ABC transporter substrate-binding protein, with protein sequence MKFKSLLAILSVFTILFLAACGNSSEQDEKADKEKEGTKTEDTSYTIEHAMGTTKLDKAPEKVVILTNEGTEALLSMGVTPVGAVQSWTGDPWYDHIADDMKDVQVVGTESEVNVEAIAALQPDLIIGNKMRQEKIYDQLNDIAPTVFAETLRGDWKENFELYAKAINKEEEGKKVLADYDSRIEEIKTGLGDKLDQEVSIVRFMAGDVRIYHKDSFSGVILDQIGLARPESQNVDDFAEKNATKERIPAMDGDVLFYFTYETGDGEANKLAKEWIEDPLFKNLKVAQEGNVHEVSDTIWNTAGGVIAANLLLDDIEKYLVK encoded by the coding sequence AAGGAAAAAGAAGGAACTAAAACAGAAGATACTAGCTATACAATTGAGCATGCAATGGGGACAACCAAGCTTGATAAAGCACCTGAAAAAGTAGTCATTTTGACAAACGAAGGTACTGAAGCATTACTTTCCATGGGGGTTACTCCAGTTGGTGCCGTTCAGTCCTGGACTGGCGATCCGTGGTATGACCATATCGCTGATGATATGAAAGATGTTCAGGTTGTTGGTACAGAAAGTGAAGTAAATGTAGAAGCAATCGCAGCGCTGCAGCCGGACCTTATTATCGGCAACAAGATGCGCCAGGAAAAAATCTATGATCAATTAAATGACATTGCTCCTACTGTCTTTGCTGAAACATTGCGCGGAGACTGGAAGGAAAATTTCGAGCTTTACGCAAAAGCAATCAATAAAGAAGAAGAAGGCAAAAAAGTCCTTGCTGATTATGACAGCCGCATCGAAGAAATTAAAACGGGCCTTGGTGATAAATTAGACCAGGAAGTTTCCATTGTCCGCTTCATGGCTGGGGATGTCCGCATCTACCATAAAGACTCCTTCTCAGGCGTCATTCTTGACCAAATTGGACTTGCGCGTCCGGAAAGCCAGAATGTTGATGACTTCGCTGAAAAGAATGCTACGAAAGAGCGCATTCCTGCCATGGATGGAGATGTATTATTCTACTTCACATATGAAACAGGGGATGGCGAAGCAAATAAACTTGCTAAAGAATGGATTGAAGATCCATTATTCAAAAACCTTAAAGTAGCTCAGGAAGGCAATGTACATGAAGTAAGCGACACCATCTGGAATACTGCCGGAGGCGTTATTGCTGCTAACCTGCTATTGGATGACATTGAGAAATACCTTGTGAAGTAA
- a CDS encoding GerAB/ArcD/ProY family transporter codes for MKEQPIPERLQISPFLVFYMVMSIQIGIGVLGYQRIIAMDAGYDAWISILFAGGCIHVIIWLIYKICETAGGDIVTAHKYVAGNFIGKALSAIFIGYFILFSLTVLRTFIEVIQVWMFPEINTFWFSFGFLALCVYIIFGGFRTVVGIAFFGLILPAYLLLTFGWAIKFSNFYNLLPIWDHSIKEMLTASYNMSLTFIGFESIIFFYPFIKEPRKSQKWAHLAVMTTTLIYTILAIITFAYFSEEQLSKQIWASLTMWKIVEMPFVERFEYIGIANWNLIILPNICISVWIASRLVKRVFNIRHKVGVFFVVAAVQSIITFLDTREKINMLNDYVGKMGFIFNFIYIPLLFAAVMIAKKLKKGKKK; via the coding sequence ATGAAGGAACAGCCTATACCAGAGAGATTACAAATATCCCCCTTTTTAGTATTTTATATGGTCATGTCCATACAAATCGGAATTGGCGTGTTGGGTTATCAGAGGATTATTGCAATGGATGCAGGATATGATGCCTGGATATCCATTTTATTTGCCGGCGGATGCATTCATGTAATTATTTGGTTAATCTATAAAATCTGCGAGACTGCTGGCGGTGATATTGTAACTGCACATAAATACGTTGCAGGAAACTTTATTGGCAAAGCACTCAGCGCCATTTTCATTGGCTATTTTATCCTGTTTTCCTTAACAGTTTTAAGGACGTTTATAGAAGTCATTCAGGTTTGGATGTTTCCGGAAATCAACACCTTCTGGTTCTCCTTCGGCTTTTTGGCGCTTTGTGTATACATTATTTTTGGGGGATTTAGGACTGTCGTGGGTATCGCATTCTTCGGGCTTATTTTGCCGGCCTACCTTCTCCTTACATTTGGCTGGGCGATTAAATTCTCCAACTTTTACAATCTGCTGCCCATTTGGGATCATTCCATAAAAGAGATGCTTACAGCTTCTTATAATATGTCCCTTACTTTTATTGGGTTTGAAAGCATCATTTTTTTCTATCCTTTTATTAAAGAACCAAGGAAATCCCAGAAATGGGCTCATTTGGCCGTAATGACAACTACTCTTATATATACAATTTTAGCCATCATTACCTTTGCCTATTTTTCCGAAGAACAGCTGTCTAAACAAATTTGGGCCAGTTTAACAATGTGGAAAATAGTGGAGATGCCCTTTGTTGAACGTTTTGAATATATTGGAATCGCCAACTGGAACTTAATCATTCTTCCTAATATATGCATATCCGTATGGATCGCCTCCCGGCTCGTTAAAAGGGTCTTTAATATCCGCCATAAAGTGGGCGTGTTTTTTGTTGTTGCCGCAGTGCAATCCATTATTACTTTTTTGGATACAAGGGAAAAAATTAATATGCTTAATGACTATGTTGGTAAAATGGGATTTATTTTTAACTTTATTTATATTCCTTTGCTTTTCGCTGCTGTCATGATAGCCAAAAAGCTAAAAAAGGGGAAAAAGAAATGA
- a CDS encoding Ger(x)C family spore germination protein — protein MKKLLLIGLLLLLSGCVDKEILDDINIEVGVGYDLAEDSKDKYRGTVLFQEFQPDKSVINQTFSGNGKLRQDLLLDVTRQSSEPVVTGGLKVAVFGPEISKKGIYDLIDSFQRDASIGARVFVATSEDKAEDVMKGEYGTRGNSTYIYNLIQHNIEHRDIPKTNLHILSRNYYEKGKDTFLPRLKKIGDDKVEIIGVSLFDQDKEVEILPVKDLFFFKLLVDKYSEGNFDVKLKKDDIAAVKSIKSKHKIKITDNHATIHINIEGIIREYTGNKLASEVVGDVEKKLERKIEKECLRLLKMFQELGIDPVGLGQIKKTQHRNFDYKKWEDDYKTLGFDVKCNVTIEETGIIE, from the coding sequence ATGAAAAAACTGCTGCTTATCGGTCTTTTGCTGCTGCTTTCCGGCTGTGTGGACAAAGAAATACTGGATGATATTAACATTGAAGTAGGGGTTGGCTACGATTTAGCAGAGGATTCAAAAGACAAATACAGAGGGACAGTATTATTTCAGGAATTCCAGCCTGATAAAAGTGTGATTAACCAGACCTTTTCAGGGAACGGAAAACTCCGGCAAGATCTTTTACTAGATGTGACCCGGCAATCATCGGAGCCGGTAGTGACAGGCGGGTTAAAGGTGGCCGTCTTCGGACCTGAGATTTCCAAAAAGGGGATCTATGATCTGATAGATTCTTTTCAAAGAGACGCAAGTATAGGAGCACGGGTATTTGTTGCGACCTCGGAAGATAAAGCGGAAGATGTGATGAAGGGAGAGTATGGAACAAGGGGAAATTCAACTTACATTTATAACTTGATACAGCATAATATCGAGCACCGGGATATACCGAAAACCAACCTCCACATTTTATCCCGTAATTATTACGAAAAAGGGAAAGATACTTTTCTTCCCCGCCTCAAAAAGATTGGGGATGATAAAGTGGAGATCATTGGAGTTAGCCTTTTTGATCAGGATAAGGAGGTAGAAATTCTGCCTGTAAAGGATTTGTTCTTTTTTAAGCTGCTGGTTGACAAATATAGTGAAGGAAATTTCGACGTTAAATTAAAAAAAGACGATATTGCTGCTGTAAAAAGTATAAAATCCAAACATAAAATTAAGATTACTGATAATCACGCTACCATTCACATTAATATAGAAGGCATTATCCGTGAGTATACCGGCAATAAGCTAGCGTCAGAAGTGGTTGGTGACGTTGAAAAGAAGCTGGAGAGAAAGATTGAAAAGGAATGTCTCAGACTATTGAAAATGTTTCAGGAGCTTGGGATTGATCCAGTTGGGCTGGGTCAAATTAAGAAAACGCAGCACCGGAATTTTGATTATAAAAAGTGGGAGGATGATTATAAAACACTTGGATTTGATGTTAAATGCAATGTAACAATTGAAGAAACCGGCATTATTGAGTAA
- a CDS encoding FixH family protein, giving the protein MKKILFSIMAGLLVLGGCSQSEEEKPAKKDEVPQIIEAVIEVSETINPGEEAALAVTVKQGGEAVTDADEVKFEVWQEGQKENGEMIEAKHGSEGKYTADHAFTEEGLYYVQSHVTARSQHTMPMVSIQVGEAKAEDSGTGHDQENEGHEEGHSHGHGGEVSIELQAPDQIQSNEQTQLSVLVDNEGEPLGDAKVKLEISLNGATPQWVNMSETEPGKYTAGHQFTNAGTYTITTHVEKGDDIHEHTETELTVQ; this is encoded by the coding sequence TTGAAAAAGATATTATTCAGCATAATGGCGGGTTTACTGGTTCTTGGCGGATGCAGCCAATCTGAAGAAGAAAAGCCAGCAAAAAAAGACGAAGTGCCGCAAATCATTGAAGCTGTCATCGAGGTGTCTGAAACGATTAACCCTGGTGAGGAGGCAGCCCTTGCTGTCACTGTTAAACAAGGCGGTGAGGCTGTAACAGATGCAGATGAGGTGAAATTTGAAGTCTGGCAGGAAGGACAAAAAGAAAACGGTGAAATGATAGAGGCAAAGCACGGATCAGAGGGTAAATATACTGCTGATCATGCTTTTACTGAGGAAGGCCTTTACTATGTTCAGTCCCATGTAACAGCAAGAAGCCAGCATACTATGCCAATGGTTTCGATACAAGTTGGTGAAGCAAAAGCGGAGGACTCAGGAACGGGGCATGATCAGGAAAATGAGGGCCATGAAGAAGGCCACTCTCACGGGCATGGCGGTGAGGTATCCATTGAACTGCAGGCCCCTGACCAAATCCAATCAAACGAACAAACACAATTATCTGTCCTGGTTGATAATGAAGGGGAACCGCTGGGGGATGCTAAAGTAAAACTTGAAATCTCGCTGAATGGTGCAACACCTCAATGGGTGAACATGTCTGAAACAGAACCGGGCAAATACACAGCCGGCCATCAGTTTACAAATGCAGGCACATACACCATCACGACACATGTGGAAAAAGGCGACGACATTCACGAGCACACAGAAACTGAATTAACGGTGCAATAA
- a CDS encoding DUF4931 domain-containing protein, whose protein sequence is MSDTHLHFNTGIGVQKPNSIRNKDISCPFCAREELTEIIAVEDSIILLKNKYPVLENSYQTVLIETDQCDGELSVYPEEHLVRLISFGLKHWLLMEESGEYESVLFFKNHGPLSGGSIAHPHMQIVGLKNIDYKEKIQAQDFEGLLIHEESGTVFTLSTSPRIGFYEFNVKLADQDDIPYFAKCIQTAAHYILNAFPFPSNSYNLFFYKLGREIYAKIVPRYITTPIFIGYSIPQVPNNLEWMRDDIKVRYFSGEFKTGS, encoded by the coding sequence ATGTCAGATACACATTTGCATTTTAATACGGGGATTGGGGTCCAAAAGCCTAATAGCATTCGGAATAAGGATATCAGCTGCCCTTTTTGTGCAAGGGAGGAGCTGACCGAAATCATTGCCGTAGAGGATTCAATTATTTTGCTGAAAAATAAGTATCCTGTTCTGGAAAACTCCTATCAGACGGTGCTGATTGAAACGGATCAATGTGATGGTGAGCTGTCTGTTTACCCTGAGGAGCATTTGGTCAGGTTAATTTCATTTGGTTTAAAACATTGGCTGCTTATGGAAGAAAGCGGGGAATATGAATCTGTATTATTTTTCAAAAACCACGGGCCATTATCCGGGGGAAGTATCGCCCATCCGCATATGCAGATTGTGGGATTGAAAAACATTGATTACAAGGAAAAAATCCAGGCGCAGGATTTTGAAGGGCTCCTTATTCATGAGGAAAGCGGCACGGTGTTCACTTTATCGACTTCCCCGAGAATCGGCTTTTATGAGTTTAATGTGAAGCTTGCTGATCAGGATGATATTCCGTACTTTGCGAAATGTATCCAGACTGCCGCGCATTATATTCTGAATGCCTTCCCTTTTCCAAGCAATAGTTATAACTTGTTTTTCTACAAGCTGGGCAGGGAGATTTACGCGAAAATTGTTCCGCGCTATATTACAACGCCTATTTTCATCGGATACAGCATCCCCCAGGTGCCTAATAATCTCGAGTGGATGAGAGATGATATAAAAGTGAGATATTTCAGCGGGGAGTTTAAAACCGGGTCTTAA
- a CDS encoding spore germination protein, translated as MRKWLKNKRIKEDIEHKEWEQSFIKSKDFKKIFYYNQKTNVRFGLTFMATLIDENIIQDGILPNLLEDEFREIEDIKQLVPVADVQICDDPSLIEQKLMNGYVMLTIETELKHFGFIAAQKEIVRGLSQPEVEFSVIGPKEAFVESMGQNLNLIRKRLPVKELIIEEFTLGSLSKTSVAILYMENITNEDNVNTVRQRLKNVQFDAITDSSYIVQLISDNSNSPFPQLLDTERPDRVAGILAEGKIAIVVDGSPHVLITPTTLVEFFSSFEDYFLNYILSSFFRLIRLFAVAFSILITPIYVATLSYHYELIPKDLMSTLITSRREIPLPPILEALFLELTIELLREAGARLPTKVGQTIGIVGGIVIGTASVEAGLTSNVLLIIVALAALASFTTPVYRMGNTIRLLRFPFLFFAELWGLLGIVFCFCVLLTHLTRLTSLGRPFLEPLYPPRVVDMKDALIRLPFEAQSKRPIFLRTKNPIRFNKKKAKKKKDIDE; from the coding sequence ATGAGAAAATGGTTGAAGAATAAACGGATTAAAGAGGATATAGAGCATAAGGAATGGGAGCAATCCTTCATTAAATCCAAAGACTTTAAAAAAATCTTTTATTATAACCAAAAAACGAATGTGCGTTTTGGACTTACTTTCATGGCTACATTAATCGATGAAAATATTATTCAGGATGGTATTCTCCCTAATCTGCTCGAAGACGAATTCCGGGAAATCGAGGACATTAAACAGCTTGTCCCTGTGGCTGATGTGCAGATTTGCGACGACCCTTCTTTAATTGAACAAAAGCTGATGAATGGATACGTCATGCTGACAATTGAGACAGAGCTCAAACATTTCGGCTTTATAGCTGCGCAAAAAGAAATAGTCAGAGGTCTAAGCCAGCCTGAGGTTGAGTTTTCTGTTATCGGGCCTAAGGAAGCCTTTGTAGAATCGATGGGCCAAAATTTAAATTTAATCCGGAAACGTCTGCCCGTAAAAGAACTGATCATTGAAGAATTCACACTGGGAAGCCTGTCAAAGACTTCAGTCGCAATTCTTTATATGGAAAATATCACGAATGAGGATAATGTAAACACTGTCAGGCAGAGACTTAAGAACGTACAGTTTGATGCCATCACAGACAGTTCTTATATTGTCCAGCTGATTAGCGATAACTCCAATTCCCCTTTCCCGCAGCTGCTTGATACTGAGCGGCCTGACAGGGTCGCGGGGATTTTGGCAGAGGGAAAAATCGCAATTGTGGTTGACGGTTCACCCCATGTATTAATAACGCCAACCACCCTCGTTGAGTTTTTCAGCTCTTTTGAAGATTATTTTTTAAATTATATTTTATCTTCGTTTTTCCGGCTTATCCGCTTGTTTGCGGTTGCGTTTTCTATTCTGATTACACCTATTTATGTAGCAACTCTTTCATATCATTATGAATTGATTCCAAAGGATTTGATGAGTACCTTAATCACATCAAGGCGGGAGATTCCACTTCCTCCTATTCTTGAAGCGCTGTTTTTAGAGCTTACGATTGAATTGCTTCGCGAGGCTGGAGCACGTCTTCCGACGAAGGTCGGCCAGACAATCGGTATCGTGGGAGGAATTGTAATAGGAACTGCATCAGTAGAAGCAGGCCTGACGAGTAACGTCCTGCTAATTATTGTAGCCCTTGCAGCTCTCGCTTCCTTTACAACACCTGTATACAGGATGGGCAATACGATTCGTTTGCTTCGCTTTCCTTTTCTGTTTTTCGCAGAGTTATGGGGCCTGCTCGGAATTGTATTTTGCTTCTGTGTACTGTTGACTCATTTAACCAGGCTGACTTCACTTGGAAGGCCATTCCTTGAACCGCTCTACCCCCCTCGGGTGGTGGATATGAAGGATGCCCTTATCCGGCTTCCATTTGAAGCACAATCCAAAAGGCCGATTTTTTTAAGAACTAAAAATCCTATCCGTTTTAACAAGAAAAAAGCAAAAAAGAAAAAAGATATTGATGAATAA